In Saccharothrix violaceirubra, the following are encoded in one genomic region:
- a CDS encoding S8 family serine peptidase → MRLVAVLTAALLSATGLAGAQPAGAELTGSGRTATVFVELATSSAVDAFEREDDRGRAIGAARESRRLIGEITDKVLKALRDKDSRARQVARTANAVPGFVVTGDAARLRELSALSEVRSVRAIVPKTASNSGAAQLTRAVKVWQDNGKLGEGLRIGVIDTGVDYTHADFGGEGTVEAYRAVDRTAPWTPNAKVVGGHDFVGDDYDADDPDHATPVPDPNPMDCFGHGTHVAGTAAGYGVETDGSTFRGDHRMLTPEHLDRMRVGPGTAPAAEIYALKVFGCTGSTNLTAEAMDWSLDPNGDGDFSDHLDVVNLSLGTDFGGQDDPDSLFVRKLVRNGVLVVAAAGNGGDFYDAGGAPGNTPEALTVANTRDAHVLLDGLGVTDLGDQPGQYSQDYRDFPALDLTRPVVRIQEESNVDGCGPVSQDLTGKVVWLEWDEDDATRECGSKARTDNAEKAGADGVLLTSTRAIFAAAIAGNATTPVFQFTGPATQRVRPLLDAGTLEVRFQGTGRRALPTLAPSIADTITPTSARGARGPVGAKPDVAAPGDTIVSAAVGTGADGVSKGGTSMSTPHVAGIAALVRETHPDWTVEEVKAAVVNTADATVVSGDDRATGVPEAPMRVGAGRVDARQAVDTDLLAMVADDPGSVGVTFGTVPVNRSALLMKTVRVVNKSTTRRTASVAYRPSTEVPGARIEVRPSEVSVPPGGEARVRVTLRVTASELRKVADPTLRTTEDGRARQFLSEASGLVVVSSGEAAARVPVYAAPKPVSALTAAMADGTVRVNGRGFDRGGYASMVSAFELQGRSPELPPCDDEPQVACAVNGSARGGDLRYVGVTSTPGAEDPVVAFGIAMWGQWYTLGSVASPGVRIDTTGDGEPDFAVTAVKPTDPGGSVKADVWLARTTRLADRATVDERPLNGAFGDVDTNLMDSDVVVLPVGVRALGVDPAAGSARISYTARVTGAYAPPGTTDNVIDTLDVPMSFDVLRPGFAVLSYGSAVLSTVVADGAEFEVRRDDGALAADGSDSLLVLFHHNGAGRRAEVLTP, encoded by the coding sequence GCGAGATCACCGACAAGGTCTTGAAGGCGTTGCGGGACAAGGACTCCCGTGCCCGCCAGGTCGCACGGACCGCCAACGCGGTACCCGGCTTCGTCGTCACCGGCGACGCCGCGCGGCTGCGGGAACTCTCCGCGCTGTCCGAGGTGCGTTCCGTCCGCGCCATCGTCCCGAAGACCGCGTCCAACTCCGGGGCGGCGCAGCTCACCCGCGCGGTGAAAGTCTGGCAGGACAACGGAAAACTCGGCGAGGGCCTGCGCATCGGCGTCATCGACACCGGCGTCGACTACACGCACGCGGACTTCGGCGGCGAAGGCACGGTCGAGGCCTACCGCGCCGTCGACCGCACGGCGCCCTGGACGCCCAACGCCAAAGTCGTGGGCGGCCACGACTTCGTCGGCGACGACTACGACGCCGACGACCCCGACCACGCCACCCCCGTGCCCGACCCGAACCCGATGGACTGCTTCGGGCACGGCACGCACGTCGCGGGCACGGCCGCCGGCTACGGCGTCGAGACCGACGGCAGCACGTTCCGCGGCGACCACCGGATGTTGACGCCCGAGCACCTCGACCGCATGCGGGTCGGCCCGGGCACCGCGCCGGCGGCGGAGATCTACGCGCTCAAGGTGTTCGGCTGCACGGGGTCGACCAATCTGACCGCCGAAGCCATGGATTGGTCGCTCGACCCGAACGGCGACGGCGACTTCTCCGACCACCTCGACGTCGTCAACCTGTCGCTGGGCACGGACTTCGGCGGCCAGGACGACCCGGACAGCCTCTTCGTGCGCAAGCTCGTGCGCAACGGCGTGCTGGTCGTCGCGGCGGCGGGCAACGGCGGCGACTTCTACGACGCCGGCGGCGCGCCCGGCAACACGCCCGAAGCCCTCACCGTGGCCAACACGCGCGACGCGCACGTCCTGCTCGACGGCCTCGGCGTCACCGACCTCGGCGACCAGCCGGGCCAGTACAGCCAGGACTACCGGGACTTCCCCGCGCTCGACCTGACGCGCCCCGTCGTCCGCATCCAGGAAGAGTCCAATGTGGATGGATGCGGACCGGTCTCCCAGGACCTGACCGGAAAAGTCGTGTGGCTGGAGTGGGACGAGGACGACGCCACCCGCGAGTGCGGCTCGAAAGCCCGCACCGACAACGCGGAGAAGGCCGGTGCCGACGGTGTCCTGCTCACGTCCACGCGCGCGATCTTCGCCGCCGCCATCGCCGGGAACGCGACCACCCCGGTGTTCCAGTTCACCGGCCCGGCGACGCAGCGCGTCCGCCCGCTGCTCGACGCGGGCACGCTCGAAGTCCGCTTCCAGGGCACGGGACGACGGGCGCTGCCCACCCTGGCCCCGTCGATCGCCGACACGATCACGCCCACGTCGGCCCGCGGCGCGCGCGGACCGGTCGGCGCGAAACCCGACGTGGCCGCGCCCGGCGACACCATCGTCTCGGCCGCGGTCGGCACCGGCGCGGACGGCGTGAGCAAGGGCGGCACGTCGATGTCCACGCCGCACGTGGCGGGCATCGCCGCGCTGGTCCGCGAGACGCACCCGGACTGGACCGTGGAGGAGGTCAAGGCCGCGGTCGTCAACACCGCGGACGCGACCGTGGTGTCCGGCGACGACCGCGCGACCGGCGTGCCCGAGGCGCCCATGCGGGTCGGGGCGGGACGCGTCGACGCGCGGCAGGCCGTGGACACCGACCTGCTCGCGATGGTGGCCGACGACCCGGGCTCGGTGGGCGTGACGTTCGGGACCGTGCCGGTGAACCGGTCGGCGCTGCTGATGAAGACCGTGCGCGTGGTCAACAAGTCGACCACGCGGCGTACCGCGAGCGTCGCGTACCGGCCCTCGACCGAGGTACCGGGTGCCCGGATCGAGGTCCGCCCATCGGAGGTTTCCGTGCCACCGGGTGGCGAGGCCCGGGTTCGGGTGACGCTACGGGTCACGGCTTCGGAACTCCGAAAGGTGGCGGACCCGACACTGCGGACGACGGAGGACGGCCGGGCGCGGCAGTTCCTGTCGGAGGCGTCGGGGCTCGTGGTCGTGTCGTCCGGGGAGGCCGCCGCCCGCGTGCCGGTGTACGCGGCGCCCAAGCCGGTGTCGGCGCTGACCGCCGCCATGGCCGACGGCACGGTGCGGGTCAACGGCCGGGGGTTCGACCGGGGCGGGTACGCGTCGATGGTGTCGGCGTTCGAACTCCAGGGCCGCAGTCCCGAGCTGCCGCCGTGCGACGACGAGCCTCAGGTCGCGTGCGCCGTCAACGGGTCGGCGCGCGGCGGCGACCTGCGGTACGTGGGCGTGACGTCGACGCCGGGTGCGGAGGACCCGGTCGTGGCGTTCGGTATCGCGATGTGGGGGCAGTGGTACACGCTCGGTTCGGTCGCCTCGCCGGGCGTGCGGATCGACACGACCGGGGACGGCGAACCGGACTTCGCGGTCACGGCGGTCAAACCCACCGACCCGGGTGGTTCGGTGAAGGCGGACGTGTGGCTGGCGCGGACCACAAGGCTCGCGGATCGGGCGACTGTGGACGAACGTCCGCTCAACGGCGCGTTCGGCGACGTGGACACGAACCTGATGGACAGCGACGTCGTGGTGCTGCCGGTGGGCGTGCGGGCGTTGGGCGTCGACCCGGCGGCCGGATCGGCGCGGATCTCCTACACCGCCAGGGTGACCGGCGCCTACGCACCGCCGGGCACGACCGACAACGTGATCGACACCTTGGACGTGCCGATGTCGTTCGACGTGCTGCGGCCGGGGTTCGCGGTGCTGTCGTACGGGTCGGCCGTGCTGTCGACGGTCGTGGCCGACGGTGCCGAGTTCGAGGTGCGGCGCGACGACGGGGCGTTGGCCGCGGACGGGTCGGACAGCCTGCTGGTCCTGTTCCACCACAACGGCGCCGGGCGGCGCGCGGAGGTCCTGACGCCGTGA
- a CDS encoding carbohydrate ABC transporter permease, which yields MTATLDRVDVPGAAPSRRPRARGRLVALAFMAPALIGFLAFFGYPLIATIGFSFTKYDLINPPKWIGFANYEYMFSDKLFRTSVYNTLWFVVVLTTARLVFTLGVASVIARLKSGVGLIRTLCYLPSLAPPVAATLVFFMVMRPNGGPVDEFLDWFGIQSPLWFADPAWAKGGITAVMLWVSGDLMIIILAAILDVPQEQYEAAELDGAGPLRRWWHITLPSISPVLLFGVVNSIILALQLFTQAVVAGSAASGSAEATGNTKYLGYPENSTLTFPAWLYTQGFRYFDMGYAAAMATVLFIVSFAATAVLVHRMRKNSHQEEGGPGA from the coding sequence ATGACCGCCACGCTCGACCGCGTGGACGTGCCCGGGGCCGCCCCTTCACGGCGGCCCCGGGCCCGCGGGCGACTCGTCGCCCTGGCCTTCATGGCACCCGCGCTGATCGGTTTCCTCGCGTTCTTCGGCTACCCGCTGATCGCCACGATCGGGTTCTCGTTCACCAAGTACGACCTGATCAACCCGCCGAAGTGGATCGGCTTCGCCAACTACGAGTACATGTTCTCCGACAAGCTGTTCCGCACGTCGGTGTACAACACCCTGTGGTTCGTGGTCGTGCTGACGACCGCGCGCCTGGTGTTCACGCTCGGCGTGGCGTCGGTGATCGCCCGGCTCAAGTCGGGCGTCGGCCTGATCCGCACGCTGTGCTACCTGCCGTCGCTGGCACCGCCGGTCGCCGCGACCCTGGTGTTCTTCATGGTCATGCGGCCCAACGGCGGCCCGGTCGACGAGTTCCTCGACTGGTTCGGCATCCAGAGCCCGCTGTGGTTCGCCGACCCGGCGTGGGCCAAGGGCGGCATCACCGCGGTGATGCTGTGGGTGTCCGGCGACCTGATGATCATCATCCTGGCCGCGATCCTGGACGTGCCGCAGGAGCAGTACGAGGCGGCCGAACTCGACGGCGCCGGCCCGCTGCGCCGCTGGTGGCACATCACGCTGCCGTCGATCTCGCCGGTCCTGCTGTTCGGCGTGGTCAACTCGATCATCCTGGCGTTGCAGCTGTTCACCCAGGCCGTGGTGGCGGGGTCGGCGGCGAGCGGGTCGGCGGAGGCCACCGGGAACACGAAGTACCTCGGGTACCCGGAGAACTCGACCCTGACGTTCCCGGCCTGGCTGTACACGCAGGGCTTCCGCTACTTCGACATGGGCTACGCGGCGGCGATGGCGACCGTGCTGTTCATCGTGTCGTTCGCGGCCACGGCCGTGCTCGTGCACCGCATGCGCAAGAACTCTCATCAGGAAGAAGGAGGGCCGGGAGCGTGA
- a CDS encoding ROK family transcriptional regulator, translating to MRAGSPRLLREINDRAAIEALLRNGPLTRSDLEGIIGLSKPATAQLLTRLETDGMVLRNGLRGGGRGPRAQLWTVNGALAHVAAVDLTPDAIDVAVADISGTLLTEHSAPMPRTDVLDAFHAAVRQAAGQAGLTTEALHHVVVGSPGAVDPATGRLVYAPHMPGWSDVDDLPRTLEALLDTGVTVENDVNLVALEEMIAGRATDVRDFVLIWPADAVGAAVVVNGVLLRGATGGAGEIDAMRVPDRAGADTGTTRAGSRYGELLDNAAVVRLARAHGLTARTAQSAVRKAEPSSPFLLDLARRIATGIANVVAVLDPELVLLSGEVAHAGGTALADLVAEQLHRLVVPRTPVQLAMVTGKPVRSGALHSALSVAREQVFGLPAATTEPFRGPRLDQRSAATSPSAR from the coding sequence ATGCGAGCCGGCAGCCCCCGACTTCTGCGCGAGATCAACGACCGCGCGGCGATCGAGGCATTGCTGCGCAACGGCCCGCTGACCAGGTCGGACCTCGAAGGGATCATCGGTCTCTCGAAGCCCGCGACGGCCCAGCTGCTGACCCGGCTGGAGACCGACGGCATGGTCCTGCGCAACGGTCTGCGCGGCGGCGGACGCGGCCCGCGCGCGCAGCTCTGGACGGTCAACGGCGCCCTCGCCCACGTCGCCGCCGTCGACCTCACGCCCGACGCGATCGACGTCGCGGTGGCCGACATCTCCGGCACGCTGCTCACCGAGCACAGCGCGCCCATGCCGCGCACCGACGTGCTCGACGCCTTCCACGCCGCCGTCCGACAGGCCGCCGGCCAGGCCGGGCTGACCACCGAAGCCCTGCACCACGTCGTCGTCGGCAGCCCCGGCGCGGTCGACCCGGCGACCGGACGGCTCGTCTACGCGCCGCACATGCCCGGCTGGTCGGACGTGGACGACCTGCCGCGCACGCTGGAGGCCCTGCTCGACACCGGCGTCACGGTCGAGAACGACGTCAACCTCGTCGCGCTGGAGGAGATGATCGCGGGCCGGGCCACCGACGTGCGCGACTTCGTCCTGATCTGGCCCGCCGACGCGGTCGGCGCGGCGGTCGTCGTCAACGGCGTGCTGCTGCGCGGCGCGACCGGCGGCGCGGGCGAAATAGACGCCATGCGCGTGCCCGACCGCGCCGGCGCCGACACCGGCACGACCCGCGCGGGCAGCCGTTACGGCGAACTGCTCGACAACGCCGCCGTCGTCCGGCTCGCCCGCGCGCACGGCCTGACCGCGCGCACCGCGCAGTCCGCGGTGCGCAAGGCCGAACCGTCGAGCCCGTTCCTGCTCGACCTGGCCCGGCGGATCGCGACCGGTATCGCGAACGTCGTCGCCGTGCTCGACCCCGAACTCGTGCTGCTCTCGGGCGAGGTCGCCCACGCGGGCGGCACGGCGCTCGCCGACCTCGTCGCCGAGCAGCTGCACCGACTGGTGGTGCCCCGCACCCCGGTCCAACTGGCCATGGTCACCGGGAAACCCGTGCGCTCCGGCGCACTGCATTCCGCTCTCTCGGTCGCCAGGGAACAGGTGTTCGGTCTGCCCGCCGCCACGACCGAACCCTTCCGCGGCCCGCGTCTCGACCAGCGGTCCGCGGCAACGTCACCGTCCGCACGTTGA
- a CDS encoding carbohydrate ABC transporter permease, with protein MTGVWRRRLDWIAVHSLGLALGLMFALPVLFVILTAVMSDSQAFTAQLWPREWHWENFVEVFDKAPLLKYLVNSLTYALLATAGMLLSSIPAAYALAKLRWRGRNAVFLLVVGAMMLPPQVVAVPLYDTWSSLGLTGTLVPLIVPYFLFDAFSIFLLRQFFLTIPQSYVDAARVDGCTEFQTLTRIVVPMAKPGIAATALFCFLYTWNDYFGPLLYTGEKPDQWTLSLALSSFKGMHHVQWNLTMAVTLLIMVPAVVLFVLAQRSFVKGITFTGVKG; from the coding sequence GTGACGGGTGTTTGGCGTCGCCGGCTCGACTGGATCGCCGTGCACAGCCTGGGCCTCGCCCTCGGCCTGATGTTCGCCCTGCCGGTCCTGTTCGTGATCCTCACCGCCGTGATGTCGGATTCTCAGGCGTTCACGGCGCAACTGTGGCCACGCGAGTGGCACTGGGAGAACTTCGTCGAGGTCTTCGACAAGGCTCCGCTGCTGAAGTACCTGGTCAACAGCTTGACGTATGCGCTGCTGGCCACGGCGGGCATGCTGCTGTCGTCGATACCTGCGGCGTACGCGCTGGCGAAACTGCGCTGGCGCGGCCGGAACGCGGTCTTCCTGCTCGTGGTCGGTGCGATGATGCTGCCGCCGCAGGTGGTCGCCGTCCCGCTGTACGACACGTGGTCCAGCCTCGGGCTGACCGGCACGCTGGTGCCGCTGATCGTGCCGTACTTCCTGTTCGACGCGTTCAGCATCTTCCTGCTGCGCCAGTTCTTCCTGACCATCCCACAGTCCTATGTGGACGCGGCGCGGGTCGACGGCTGTACCGAGTTCCAGACGCTGACGCGGATCGTCGTGCCGATGGCGAAGCCGGGCATCGCGGCCACCGCGCTGTTCTGCTTCCTCTACACCTGGAACGACTACTTCGGCCCGCTGCTCTACACCGGCGAGAAGCCGGACCAGTGGACGTTGTCGCTGGCCCTGTCGTCGTTCAAGGGCATGCACCACGTCCAGTGGAACCTGACCATGGCCGTCACGCTGCTGATCATGGTCCCGGCGGTGGTCCTGTTCGTCCTCGCCCAGCGCTCGTTCGTCAAGGGAATCACGTTCACGGGGGTAAAAGGGTGA
- a CDS encoding 6-phospho-beta-glucosidase: protein MKLTVVGGGSTYTPELVDGIAGRRTSLAVDEIVLVDPDADRLAVVGAFAQRLLAHAGHQARVTTTSSLEEGVDGASAVLLQLRVGGQAARASDETFPLACGCVGQETTGAGGLAKALRTVPVVLDIAERVRRLAGDDTWIVNFTNPVGIVTRALLQAGHRAVGLCNVAITFQRWTSELLGVTPDAVRLDHVGLNHLSWATGVHVDGVDRLPELITTHGEDLGTHIGLPASLMRRLGMVPSYYLKYFYDHDEVVARQKKEPPRAEVVSAVEKELLDLYRDTSVVTKPDALSQRGGAYYSEAAVQLVHALTGGTGAEQHVVNVRNGGTLPFLPDDAVVEVPAEVTRDGARPLPVAPVPPSISGLISHVTAYEYLALDAAVRGGRDRVADALLAHPLIGQRATAERLADELVARNRDHLAWA, encoded by the coding sequence GTGAAGCTCACCGTTGTCGGCGGCGGGTCCACGTACACGCCGGAGCTGGTCGACGGCATCGCGGGCCGGCGCACCAGCCTCGCGGTCGACGAGATCGTGCTGGTCGACCCGGACGCCGACCGGCTCGCCGTCGTCGGCGCGTTCGCCCAGCGCCTGCTCGCGCACGCCGGGCACCAGGCCCGCGTCACCACGACGTCCTCCCTGGAGGAGGGCGTGGACGGCGCGTCCGCCGTACTGCTGCAACTGCGGGTCGGCGGGCAGGCGGCCCGCGCGTCCGACGAGACGTTCCCGCTGGCCTGCGGCTGCGTCGGCCAGGAGACGACCGGTGCCGGCGGCCTGGCCAAGGCGCTGCGCACGGTCCCGGTCGTGCTGGACATCGCCGAACGGGTGCGCCGACTGGCTGGTGACGACACGTGGATCGTGAACTTCACCAACCCCGTCGGCATCGTCACACGGGCACTGCTGCAGGCCGGGCACCGCGCGGTCGGGCTGTGCAACGTCGCGATCACGTTCCAGCGCTGGACGTCCGAGCTGCTCGGCGTGACGCCGGACGCGGTGCGGCTGGACCACGTCGGCCTCAACCACCTGTCGTGGGCGACCGGCGTGCACGTCGACGGCGTCGACCGGCTGCCCGAACTGATCACGACGCACGGCGAGGACCTCGGCACCCACATCGGGCTGCCGGCGTCGCTGATGCGCCGGCTTGGCATGGTGCCGTCGTACTACCTCAAGTACTTCTACGACCACGACGAGGTCGTGGCCAGGCAGAAGAAGGAGCCGCCGCGGGCCGAGGTCGTCTCGGCCGTGGAGAAGGAGCTGCTCGACCTCTACCGGGACACGTCGGTGGTGACCAAGCCCGACGCGTTGTCCCAGCGCGGCGGGGCGTACTACTCCGAGGCGGCCGTGCAGCTCGTGCACGCGTTGACCGGCGGAACGGGTGCCGAACAGCACGTGGTGAACGTGCGCAACGGCGGCACCCTGCCGTTCCTGCCCGACGACGCGGTGGTCGAGGTGCCGGCGGAGGTCACGCGCGACGGGGCACGACCGCTGCCGGTCGCCCCCGTGCCGCCGTCGATCTCGGGGCTGATCTCGCACGTGACCGCGTACGAGTACCTGGCGCTGGACGCGGCCGTGCGCGGCGGGCGCGACCGGGTGGCCGACGCGCTGCTGGCGCACCCGTTGATCGGTCAGCGGGCGACGGCGGAACGGCTGGCCGACGAGCTGGTGGCGCGCAACCGGGACCACCTCGCGTGGGCGTAG
- a CDS encoding ABC transporter substrate-binding protein translates to MRKISRAALLCVAAAVSLTACAAGAGNNNTAATTAPGKDDKFSLTVWSNFSGREQDELTKALDSFKKKYPNAEIKHEGSQDDDKITAGIRGGNPPDVALSFTTDNIGQFCSSGTFQDLKPFIERDKVDLGQIPDAVRSYTEYKGQRCALPVLSDVYGLYYNKDILAAAGITTPPKTIAELVDFAKRTTKKAADGSIEVAGFLPSPQFYENRAQMLAPAFGAKWFGADGKSSLSTPEWQDMYKFQKELVDFYGYDNLERFRAGLGQEYSADHAFHQQKIAMMIDGEYRTAFLKDQAPTVKYGTAPVPTAKPDLYGTGLTTGTIVGIPKGAKNPAASWELIKHLGFDTDAIVGLSNGLKNIPHTKAALADPKLEVDENFKTFIDLAAGGKLQGNVSTPIGDAHIKAVGDFSSSWQAGAVPDLVAGLKEIDKQIDDQIAKSGK, encoded by the coding sequence ATGCGCAAGATCTCCCGCGCGGCGTTGCTGTGCGTCGCCGCCGCGGTCTCGTTGACCGCCTGTGCGGCGGGCGCGGGCAACAACAACACAGCCGCAACGACGGCTCCGGGCAAGGACGACAAGTTCTCCTTGACCGTGTGGAGCAACTTCTCCGGCCGTGAGCAGGACGAACTGACCAAGGCGTTGGACAGCTTCAAGAAGAAGTACCCCAACGCCGAGATCAAGCACGAGGGCAGCCAGGACGACGACAAGATCACCGCGGGCATCCGCGGCGGCAACCCGCCGGACGTCGCGCTGTCGTTCACCACCGACAACATCGGCCAGTTCTGCTCCAGCGGCACGTTCCAGGACCTCAAGCCGTTCATCGAGCGGGACAAGGTCGACCTCGGGCAGATCCCCGACGCGGTGCGCTCCTACACCGAGTACAAGGGCCAGCGGTGCGCGCTGCCGGTCCTGAGCGACGTGTACGGCCTGTACTACAACAAGGACATCCTCGCGGCGGCCGGCATCACCACGCCGCCGAAGACGATCGCCGAGCTGGTCGACTTCGCCAAGCGCACCACCAAGAAGGCGGCCGACGGCTCCATCGAGGTCGCGGGCTTCCTGCCCTCGCCCCAGTTCTACGAGAACCGGGCGCAGATGCTCGCACCGGCGTTCGGCGCGAAGTGGTTCGGCGCCGACGGCAAGTCCTCGCTCAGCACCCCCGAGTGGCAGGACATGTACAAGTTCCAGAAGGAACTCGTGGACTTCTACGGCTACGACAACCTGGAGCGGTTCCGCGCGGGCCTGGGCCAGGAGTACTCCGCCGACCACGCCTTCCACCAGCAGAAGATCGCCATGATGATCGACGGCGAGTACCGCACGGCGTTCCTCAAGGACCAGGCGCCGACCGTCAAGTACGGCACCGCGCCGGTCCCGACCGCGAAGCCCGACCTGTACGGCACCGGCCTGACCACCGGCACGATCGTCGGCATCCCCAAGGGCGCCAAGAACCCCGCCGCCTCGTGGGAGCTGATCAAGCACCTCGGGTTCGACACCGACGCGATCGTCGGCCTGTCCAACGGCCTGAAGAACATCCCGCACACCAAGGCGGCGCTGGCCGACCCGAAGCTCGAGGTCGACGAGAACTTCAAGACGTTCATCGACCTCGCGGCGGGCGGCAAGCTCCAGGGCAACGTGTCGACCCCGATCGGCGACGCGCACATCAAGGCCGTCGGCGACTTCTCCTCGAGCTGGCAGGCGGGCGCGGTCCCGGACCTGGTGGCCGGGCTCAAGGAGATCGACAAGCAGATCGACGACCAGATCGCCAAGAGCGGCAAGTAG
- a CDS encoding N-acetylglucosamine kinase — protein MGFVVGLDAGGTATRALVFDLDGTRLGAGVAGGANPHSHPPERAARHVGEALRMALDGLDAGKVESGVLGMAGSSRLGDPEVEALFTAAWNSAGLRCPMRVITDCEAAFASGSAAPDGTVLVAGTGSISARIVDHRLVSAGGGYGWLLGDEGSAFWIGREAVRATLREVARPGPLARAVLAHAGVTSGDRRRALIVAANAGAPVRLAEFAPLVTANAHDPVADDIIASAVEHLVDLALADRGRDELTPLVLIGSLVHATAIGPRLRRALATRTSAPIHVASGAAAGAAWLAAVSLLGESAPRLR, from the coding sequence ATGGGCTTCGTGGTCGGGCTGGACGCGGGAGGAACGGCTACCCGGGCGTTGGTGTTCGACCTGGACGGCACCCGGCTCGGCGCGGGTGTCGCGGGCGGCGCCAACCCGCACTCGCACCCGCCGGAGCGGGCCGCGCGGCACGTGGGCGAGGCGTTGCGGATGGCGTTGGACGGGCTCGACGCGGGCAAGGTCGAGTCCGGGGTGCTGGGCATGGCCGGGTCGAGCCGGTTGGGCGACCCCGAGGTCGAGGCGTTGTTCACGGCGGCGTGGAACTCGGCCGGGCTGCGCTGCCCGATGCGGGTGATCACGGACTGCGAGGCGGCGTTCGCGTCCGGGTCGGCGGCGCCGGACGGGACCGTGCTGGTCGCGGGCACGGGGTCGATCTCGGCGCGGATCGTCGACCACCGGCTGGTGTCGGCCGGCGGCGGGTACGGGTGGCTGCTCGGTGACGAGGGGTCGGCGTTCTGGATCGGGCGCGAGGCCGTGCGGGCGACGTTGCGCGAAGTCGCGCGGCCGGGGCCGTTGGCACGGGCCGTGTTGGCGCACGCCGGGGTGACGTCGGGGGACCGGCGGCGGGCGTTGATCGTGGCGGCGAACGCGGGTGCGCCGGTGCGGTTGGCGGAGTTCGCGCCGTTGGTGACGGCGAACGCGCACGATCCCGTGGCCGACGACATCATCGCGTCGGCCGTCGAGCACCTGGTGGACCTGGCGTTGGCGGACCGGGGACGGGACGAGCTGACGCCGCTCGTGCTGATCGGCAGCCTGGTGCACGCGACGGCGATCGGTCCGCGGCTGCGGCGTGCGCTCGCGACGCGGACGTCGGCGCCGATCCACGTGGCGTCGGGCGCGGCGGCGGGTGCCGCGTGGCTGGCGGCGGTGTCCCTCCTGGGCGAGAGCGCTCCCCGTCTCCGGTAA
- a CDS encoding DUF3159 domain-containing protein: MTDTRPETLGELLGGRGGALDASLPPLLFAFGWLLGGQSIIGGAIAAVACGVAIGVVRVVRGDRPRAVLVSVALVVLAAYIALQTGRPEDFFLLQIFLNVGSALAWAASIVIRWPLLGVVVGLLTGQKFRWRRDPDLMRAYRVASWAWVGQYVLRVVVFGTLWLSGQVLVLGFARGVMTWPLQLACIAVSWWLIRRTLPADHPGLRHPRS; encoded by the coding sequence ATGACCGACACCCGTCCCGAGACACTTGGCGAGCTGCTCGGCGGTCGTGGCGGCGCACTGGACGCGTCGCTGCCGCCGCTGCTGTTCGCGTTCGGCTGGCTGCTGGGCGGGCAGTCGATCATCGGCGGGGCGATCGCGGCCGTGGCCTGCGGTGTCGCGATCGGTGTCGTGCGGGTGGTGCGCGGCGACCGGCCGCGTGCCGTGCTGGTGTCCGTGGCGCTGGTGGTGCTGGCCGCGTACATCGCGTTGCAGACCGGCCGGCCCGAGGACTTCTTCCTGCTCCAGATCTTCCTCAACGTGGGCAGCGCGCTGGCCTGGGCGGCGAGCATCGTGATCCGCTGGCCGCTGCTGGGCGTGGTGGTCGGCCTGCTGACCGGCCAGAAGTTCCGCTGGCGGCGCGATCCCGACCTGATGCGCGCCTACCGCGTGGCGAGCTGGGCGTGGGTGGGCCAGTACGTGCTGCGCGTCGTCGTCTTCGGCACCCTGTGGCTGTCCGGTCAGGTCCTGGTGCTGGGCTTCGCCCGGGGCGTCATGACGTGGCCGCTCCAACTCGCCTGCATCGCGGTGAGCTGGTGGCTCATCCGCCGCACCCTCCCCGCCGACCACCCCGGTCTGCGCCACCCCCGCTCCTGA